The proteins below are encoded in one region of Candidatus Bathyarchaeota archaeon:
- a CDS encoding elongation factor 1-beta, whose product MPKMRIYGAIKVANVVISYKIFPTGIEVDFNKLQKQIEKALPPQAKIYADYQTEPVAFGLNALIAYIRIPEDETGILDEVERNIEKIPTVSQIQTLMVRRTR is encoded by the coding sequence ATGCCCAAAATGCGGATTTACGGGGCCATAAAAGTGGCAAACGTAGTAATAAGCTACAAAATTTTTCCAACAGGAATAGAAGTGGACTTTAATAAGCTGCAAAAGCAAATAGAGAAAGCCCTTCCGCCTCAAGCAAAAATTTACGCTGACTACCAAACAGAGCCCGTTGCTTTTGGCCTAAACGCTCTTATAGCCTACATTCGAATTCCAGAGGATGAAACTGGCATCTTAGATGAAGTGGAAAGAAATATAGAAAAAATTCCAACAGTGAGCCAGATTCAAACGCTTATGGTGAGAAGAACACGCTAA